In Curtobacterium sp. MCPF17_002, one genomic interval encodes:
- a CDS encoding SDR family oxidoreductase, producing MTDSTAPIALITGASRGIGRLLAQKLGQRGVTVVVTYKGNADLAEESLADVKAAGGDGITAQVDIEQPESIDALFDLVRDTYGRLDYFVANAAASAFKPVKELKLHHLDRSYATNARSFVLGAQRAAELMDNGGRIVVVTSYGSLRAFPTYAALGAAKAMSESYMKYMAVEFGPRQITVNAVNGGLIDTDSLEYFYTKVAGQAPMRSVIEKLPLQRPGTADDMADAVDFLLSDKASYITGQTLSVDGGLTVIAPPYWADTTSPLRDAVLPADGSVTDASVEGGAASVAGAGSDVAE from the coding sequence GTGACCGACAGCACCGCACCCATCGCGCTCATCACCGGAGCCTCCCGCGGCATCGGCCGCCTGCTCGCCCAGAAGCTGGGCCAGCGCGGCGTGACCGTCGTCGTGACGTACAAGGGCAATGCCGACCTGGCCGAGGAGTCGCTCGCCGACGTCAAGGCCGCCGGTGGCGACGGGATCACGGCGCAGGTCGACATCGAGCAGCCCGAGTCGATCGACGCGCTGTTCGACCTGGTGCGGGACACGTACGGCCGACTCGACTACTTCGTCGCGAACGCCGCCGCGAGCGCGTTCAAGCCGGTCAAGGAGCTCAAGCTGCACCACCTCGACCGCAGCTACGCGACGAACGCACGCTCCTTCGTGCTCGGCGCGCAGCGTGCCGCCGAGCTCATGGACAACGGCGGCCGCATCGTCGTCGTGACCTCGTACGGGTCGCTCCGCGCGTTCCCGACCTACGCCGCGCTCGGCGCCGCGAAGGCCATGAGCGAGTCCTACATGAAGTACATGGCGGTCGAGTTCGGTCCGCGCCAGATCACCGTCAACGCCGTCAACGGCGGGCTCATCGACACCGACTCGCTCGAGTACTTCTACACGAAGGTCGCGGGTCAGGCGCCGATGCGGTCCGTGATCGAGAAGCTCCCGCTGCAGCGCCCGGGCACCGCGGACGACATGGCCGACGCGGTCGACTTCCTGCTCTCCGACAAGGCGTCGTACATCACGGGCCAGACCCTGTCGGTCGACGGCGGCCTGACCGTCATCGCGCCGCCGTACTGGGCGGACACGACGTCGCCGCTCCGTGACGCGGTGCTGCCGGCGGACGGCTCGGTCACCGACGCGTCGGTCGAGGGCGGCGCCGCGTCGGTCGCGGGCGCGGGCTCGGACGTCGCAGAATAG
- a CDS encoding acyl-CoA dehydrogenase family protein: MTIVDQTTTAFDEAAFQQLKAEVTEWVRGRGEEWADEIERTGQVAPELFQELKDKGWLSLAAPTELGGRDIPFSRYLEVMEVISRSHASIRMLVHVINGTWRAMQPYATPEQIEQVVKPSVAGDRLVAFTLTEATAGTGADIRTTVRREGDTYVMNGEKHLITFGVKADYWLIAARLEGTSGQDGTVAFLMPNSGLPGAEVIDDSDTMGIRGTDHAILRFTETPIPASARLGDEGQGLEVALGGFLLPSRVSVAMSAVGLAERANELAVEYANKRETFGKKLSSRQAIQFYIAENYADIAAARALVLEAARAYEEDRPDAGTLSSASKMVAVDMLARVTDKALQVHGGQGYWKRNAIERVYRDARAQRFEEGTNEIQKLIVGRAVVTGQAGF, translated from the coding sequence ATGACGATCGTCGACCAGACCACGACGGCCTTCGACGAGGCCGCCTTCCAGCAGCTCAAGGCCGAGGTCACCGAGTGGGTGCGCGGCCGCGGCGAGGAGTGGGCGGACGAGATCGAGCGCACCGGCCAGGTGGCGCCCGAGCTCTTCCAGGAACTCAAGGACAAGGGCTGGCTGTCCCTCGCGGCACCGACGGAGCTCGGCGGACGGGACATCCCGTTCTCGCGCTACCTCGAGGTCATGGAGGTGATCTCCCGCTCGCACGCGTCCATCCGGATGCTCGTGCACGTCATCAACGGCACCTGGCGGGCGATGCAGCCGTACGCGACGCCGGAGCAGATCGAACAGGTCGTCAAGCCGAGCGTCGCGGGTGATCGGCTCGTCGCGTTCACGCTGACCGAGGCCACCGCCGGCACCGGCGCGGACATCCGCACCACGGTCCGCCGTGAGGGCGACACGTACGTCATGAACGGCGAGAAGCACCTCATCACGTTCGGCGTCAAGGCCGACTACTGGCTCATCGCAGCGCGCCTCGAGGGCACCTCCGGCCAGGACGGCACCGTCGCGTTCCTCATGCCGAACTCCGGTCTGCCGGGCGCCGAGGTGATCGACGACTCCGACACGATGGGCATCCGCGGCACCGACCACGCCATCCTCCGCTTCACCGAGACGCCGATCCCCGCCTCCGCCCGCCTGGGCGACGAGGGCCAGGGGCTCGAGGTCGCGCTCGGCGGCTTCCTGCTGCCGAGCCGCGTGTCCGTCGCGATGAGCGCCGTGGGCCTCGCCGAGCGTGCGAACGAGCTCGCCGTCGAGTACGCGAACAAGCGCGAGACGTTCGGCAAGAAGCTCTCCAGCCGGCAGGCGATCCAGTTCTACATCGCCGAGAACTACGCCGACATCGCCGCGGCCCGCGCCCTCGTGCTCGAGGCCGCCCGCGCCTACGAAGAGGACCGCCCGGACGCCGGCACGCTCTCCAGCGCCTCGAAGATGGTCGCCGTCGACATGCTGGCCCGCGTGACCGACAAGGCGCTGCAGGTGCACGGCGGCCAGGGCTACTGGAAGCGCAACGCGATCGAGCGCGTGTACCGCGACGCGCGCGCACAGCGCTTCGAAGAGGGCACCAACGAGATCCAGAAGCTCATCGTCGGCCGCGCCGTCGTGACCGGCCAGGCCGGGTTCTAG
- the aroA gene encoding 3-phosphoshikimate 1-carboxyvinyltransferase: protein MQLVVRGTSAPLVGELDIPVSKYHAHRALVLASLAKGTSIVSGISATRQVEWTVGTLRALGVDVKRRGNEYHVTGLGGRYEATDVVDHGSRGADGILNMGSSGTTLYFMTGLASLADKPMTLAGMKYFQRRPIKALLTSLTQMGIELEATNDCPPVTVQPKRPRGGDVQIAGTLSQWISGLLLVAPFAEQETRIHITGGRLNEQPYVELTVRMMRQFGLRVEVSDDWLEYRIPANQQATPHDYVIPPDIGSAAFGIAAAGIRESNVLLRGMTAFTTAETDHPESEFLDLATAMGVPMRIDEETGFVRIEHDGSPLRPLDIDCQPIPDLLPVLSTMATFAEGTTRLWNVAHIRLKESDRVAAMLQLNRMGGRAEQGADELRVTGVRPGELHGSPMSSFNDHRVLMSLAVAASKAEGTSSLTYPRAYRISYPTFLEAMNAVGLDMEVGDGLAAQVARDDRIDAAESEAPERTDLGESRDAPEAPQERTTAVLPELTGVDADPLVLSEKVRTLSQEDPDGLAVIEVGGPEPVHTTWRELQDEADKVSALLLELGVRTGESVAMQLPNWREFVSISLGAIQIGAVATPIMPVFGPRETTMTLARSRARVVFLPNLFRKRRPALEMLDVIDEAKAQQRRLSVEHVVVLRAEARGRSDSPTNQAPLPADAAERVAASDWNWRYFDTALESVQVDVDEILSRAPGPDDVCQLLFTSGTTGEPKGVQHPHRTLGLATAMHVAQSGLTSEDRIYIPSPLAHQTGFLYGMLLAFRLGAPQVIQPVWDGTVALEQAFGTAGATFVQCATPFLTDLVDLVEAGAPQPESLRIFVPTGAAVPRALAQRASTVLGSAILGAFGTSETCLGALSSPSDDPAEAYGHDGRALPGITIRIVDDEGHELPADTEGNFELFSPTMFDGYLDRPDLTDDVFTEDGWYRTGDLAKVSDKGFLSITGRIKDVINRGGEKIPVVEIENLLYQHPLVTDVAIVAMPDPRLGERACAFVVPAAGAEQLDFASMQQALDKAGVSKYYWPERLEYIAELPRNAVGKVQKNVLREQAAALVATKENETR from the coding sequence ATGCAGTTGGTCGTGCGCGGTACATCCGCACCGCTCGTCGGAGAACTCGACATCCCGGTCTCGAAGTACCACGCGCACCGCGCGCTGGTGCTCGCGTCCCTGGCGAAGGGGACGAGCATCGTCTCCGGGATCAGCGCGACCCGGCAGGTCGAGTGGACCGTGGGGACGCTGCGTGCCCTCGGTGTCGACGTCAAGCGGCGTGGGAACGAGTACCACGTCACCGGGCTCGGGGGCCGCTACGAGGCCACCGACGTGGTGGACCACGGGTCCCGCGGCGCCGACGGGATCCTCAACATGGGGTCCTCCGGGACGACGCTGTACTTCATGACCGGCCTGGCGTCCCTCGCGGACAAGCCGATGACGCTCGCCGGGATGAAGTACTTCCAGCGGCGCCCGATCAAGGCCCTCCTCACCTCGCTCACCCAGATGGGCATCGAGCTCGAGGCGACGAACGACTGCCCGCCCGTGACGGTCCAGCCGAAGCGGCCCCGCGGCGGCGACGTCCAGATCGCCGGCACGCTGTCGCAGTGGATCTCCGGGCTGCTCCTGGTGGCCCCGTTCGCCGAGCAGGAGACCCGCATCCACATCACCGGCGGCCGCCTCAACGAGCAGCCGTACGTCGAGCTGACGGTCCGGATGATGCGGCAGTTCGGCTTGCGCGTCGAGGTGTCCGACGACTGGCTCGAGTACCGGATCCCGGCGAACCAGCAGGCGACGCCGCACGACTACGTCATCCCGCCGGACATCGGTTCGGCCGCGTTCGGCATCGCCGCCGCCGGCATCCGCGAGTCGAACGTGCTGCTCCGCGGCATGACCGCGTTCACGACCGCCGAGACGGACCACCCGGAGAGCGAGTTCCTCGACCTCGCCACCGCCATGGGCGTCCCGATGCGGATCGACGAGGAGACCGGCTTCGTGCGCATCGAGCACGACGGCTCGCCGCTCCGGCCCCTCGACATCGACTGCCAGCCGATCCCGGACCTGCTGCCCGTCCTGTCGACCATGGCGACCTTCGCCGAGGGCACGACCCGGCTCTGGAACGTGGCGCACATCCGCCTCAAGGAGTCCGACCGCGTCGCCGCGATGCTCCAGCTCAACCGGATGGGCGGTCGGGCCGAGCAGGGCGCCGACGAACTCCGTGTGACCGGTGTCCGGCCGGGGGAGCTGCACGGCAGCCCGATGTCCTCGTTCAACGACCACCGGGTGCTGATGTCCCTCGCGGTCGCGGCGTCGAAGGCCGAGGGCACGTCCTCGCTCACCTACCCCCGCGCGTACCGGATCTCGTACCCGACGTTCCTCGAGGCGATGAACGCGGTCGGCCTCGACATGGAGGTCGGCGACGGCCTCGCGGCGCAGGTCGCCCGCGACGACCGGATCGACGCAGCCGAGTCCGAGGCCCCCGAGCGCACCGACCTGGGGGAGTCGCGCGACGCCCCGGAGGCGCCGCAGGAGCGCACCACGGCGGTCCTGCCCGAGCTCACCGGCGTCGACGCCGACCCGCTCGTCCTCAGCGAGAAGGTCCGCACGCTCTCGCAGGAGGACCCGGACGGCCTCGCGGTCATCGAGGTCGGCGGTCCCGAGCCCGTGCACACCACGTGGCGCGAGCTGCAGGACGAGGCCGACAAGGTCTCCGCGCTGCTCCTCGAGCTCGGGGTCCGCACCGGCGAGTCCGTGGCGATGCAGCTGCCGAACTGGCGCGAGTTCGTGTCGATCAGCCTCGGCGCGATCCAGATCGGCGCGGTCGCGACCCCGATCATGCCCGTGTTCGGCCCCCGCGAGACGACGATGACCCTCGCCCGGTCCCGGGCCCGCGTCGTCTTCCTGCCGAACCTGTTCCGGAAGCGCCGTCCGGCGCTCGAGATGCTCGACGTCATCGACGAGGCGAAGGCGCAGCAGCGCCGGCTGTCCGTCGAGCACGTCGTCGTGCTCCGCGCCGAGGCACGCGGCCGGTCGGACAGCCCGACGAACCAGGCACCGCTGCCCGCGGACGCCGCCGAGCGCGTCGCCGCGAGCGACTGGAACTGGCGCTACTTCGACACGGCGCTCGAGTCCGTGCAGGTGGACGTCGACGAGATCCTGTCGCGCGCGCCCGGCCCGGACGACGTCTGCCAGCTGCTCTTCACGTCCGGCACCACCGGGGAGCCGAAGGGCGTGCAGCACCCGCACCGCACCCTCGGCCTCGCCACCGCGATGCACGTCGCCCAGTCCGGGCTGACGAGCGAGGACCGGATCTACATCCCGTCGCCGCTCGCGCACCAGACCGGGTTCCTGTACGGCATGCTGCTGGCGTTCCGCCTCGGTGCTCCGCAGGTGATCCAGCCGGTGTGGGACGGCACCGTCGCCCTCGAGCAGGCGTTCGGCACCGCGGGGGCCACGTTCGTGCAGTGCGCGACGCCGTTCCTGACCGACCTGGTCGACCTGGTCGAGGCGGGCGCCCCGCAGCCGGAGTCGCTCCGGATCTTCGTGCCGACCGGTGCCGCGGTGCCCCGTGCGCTGGCCCAGCGGGCGAGCACCGTCCTCGGCAGCGCGATCCTCGGTGCGTTCGGTACGAGCGAGACCTGCCTCGGCGCGCTGTCCAGCCCGAGTGACGACCCCGCGGAGGCCTACGGGCACGACGGCCGGGCGCTGCCGGGCATCACCATCCGCATCGTCGACGACGAGGGCCACGAGCTGCCGGCGGACACCGAGGGCAACTTCGAGCTGTTCTCGCCGACGATGTTCGACGGCTACCTCGACCGCCCCGACCTGACCGACGACGTCTTCACCGAGGACGGCTGGTACCGCACCGGCGACCTCGCGAAGGTGTCGGACAAGGGCTTCCTGTCGATCACCGGGCGCATCAAGGACGTCATCAACCGCGGCGGTGAGAAGATCCCGGTCGTCGAGATCGAGAACCTGCTCTACCAGCACCCGCTCGTCACCGACGTCGCCATCGTCGCGATGCCGGACCCCCGGCTCGGGGAGCGTGCCTGCGCGTTCGTGGTCCCGGCCGCCGGCGCCGAGCAGCTCGACTTCGCGTCGATGCAGCAGGCGCTCGACAAGGCCGGCGTGAGCAAGTACTACTGGCCGGAACGACTCGAGTACATCGCCGAGCTGCCGCGCAACGCGGTCGGCAAGGTCCAGAAGAACGTCCTGCGCGAGCAGGCAGCCGCGCTCGTCGCGACGAAGGAGAACGAGACACGATGA
- a CDS encoding glutamate--cysteine ligase has protein sequence MYSMDIRFTESRPSTIGVEWELPLVDRDTGDLTPRAPAVISAVHERLGDHDKVTEELLTNTVEVVTGVHDTVRGATAELSSTIGEVIDAAAPLDAQVMCSGTHPFAQWDQQEITPDSEHYTTLIDRTRWWGRQMLIWGVHVHVGIDHRDKAVPIMNAMLAYVPHLQAFTASSPFWGGTDTGYASNRALMFQQLPTGGLPPQLGAWANFEEVVSDLTHTGVVEGVADLRWDIRPSPKWGTLENRVSDGISTLHEVGAVTALVQCLVTACSDRLDAGETLPTMQPWFIRENKWRAARYGMEAEIITNVAGDERLVTDEVHDLVQRLDPIAERLGCQEELHHLDTMIERGASYQRQLQVAQENGGDLRAVVRHLVAELSDSL, from the coding sequence ATGTACAGCATGGACATCCGCTTCACCGAGTCCCGCCCGTCGACCATCGGCGTCGAGTGGGAGCTCCCCCTGGTCGATCGGGACACCGGCGACCTCACCCCCCGGGCCCCCGCGGTCATCTCGGCCGTGCACGAGCGACTCGGCGACCACGACAAGGTCACGGAGGAGCTCCTCACCAACACGGTCGAGGTCGTCACGGGCGTGCACGACACCGTCCGAGGCGCCACCGCGGAGCTGTCCAGCACCATCGGCGAGGTGATCGACGCGGCCGCTCCGCTCGACGCGCAGGTCATGTGCTCCGGGACGCATCCGTTCGCGCAGTGGGACCAGCAGGAGATCACCCCGGACAGCGAGCACTACACGACGCTCATCGACCGCACCCGCTGGTGGGGACGGCAGATGCTCATCTGGGGCGTCCACGTGCACGTCGGCATCGACCACCGCGACAAGGCCGTCCCGATCATGAACGCGATGCTCGCCTACGTCCCGCACCTGCAGGCCTTCACCGCGTCCAGCCCGTTCTGGGGCGGGACCGACACGGGCTACGCCTCGAACCGGGCCCTCATGTTCCAGCAGCTCCCCACCGGCGGCCTCCCCCCGCAGCTCGGCGCGTGGGCGAACTTCGAGGAGGTCGTCTCCGACCTCACCCACACCGGCGTCGTCGAGGGCGTCGCGGACCTCCGCTGGGACATCCGGCCGTCGCCGAAGTGGGGCACGCTCGAGAACCGCGTCTCGGACGGCATCTCGACCCTGCACGAGGTCGGCGCCGTCACCGCGCTCGTCCAGTGCCTCGTCACGGCGTGCTCGGACCGGCTCGACGCCGGCGAGACCCTGCCGACGATGCAGCCGTGGTTCATCCGTGAGAACAAGTGGCGTGCGGCCCGCTACGGCATGGAGGCCGAGATCATCACGAACGTCGCCGGCGACGAGCGGCTCGTGACCGACGAGGTGCACGACCTGGTGCAGCGGCTCGACCCGATCGCCGAACGCCTCGGCTGCCAGGAGGAACTGCACCACCTCGACACGATGATCGAGCGCGGCGCGTCGTACCAGCGGCAGCTGCAGGTCGCGCAGGAGAACGGCGGCGACCTGCGTGCCGTCGTCCGGCACCTGGTCGCGGAGCTCAGCGACTCCCTCTGA
- the ffh gene encoding signal recognition particle protein, producing the protein MAQFGSLSDRLTETFRNLRSKGRLTPSDVDGTVREIRRALLDADVALEVVKAFTAAVRERALSDEVNKALNPAQQVVQIVNEELVGILGGQQRRLEFAKRPPTVIMLAGLQGAGKTTLAGKLGKWLKKDGHTPMLVAADLQRPNAVQQLQVVGEQAGVHVFAPEPGNGVGDPVKVAKNAIKAAVDQQYDTVIVDTAGRLGVDAELMKQAANIRKAVDPDEVLFVIDAMIGQDAVNTARAFQEGVDFTGVVLSKLDGDARGGAALSVASVTGRPIMFASTGEGLDDFEPFHPDRMASRILDLGDILSLIEQAQGAFDEEEARKVAEKIATDSFTLNDFLQQMQQLRKAGSIKGMLGMLPGAKGMREALDNFDEREIVRTEAIIQSMTPQERELPKLLNGSRRLRIARGAGSTVTEVNALVNRFEQAAKMMKTVARGGVPQMPGMGPIPGMHGGKKQQQGGGKKKSKVGNPAKRAAIASGAAAAPQQAPQGSGLGLGGGAKGGKAPTEEELASLQKFLGR; encoded by the coding sequence ATGGCGCAATTCGGTTCACTCTCCGATCGGCTGACCGAGACCTTCCGCAACCTGCGGAGCAAGGGCCGGCTGACCCCCTCCGACGTCGACGGCACCGTCCGCGAGATCCGGCGGGCGCTCCTCGACGCCGACGTCGCGCTCGAGGTCGTCAAGGCGTTCACCGCAGCCGTCCGCGAGCGTGCCCTCTCCGACGAGGTCAACAAGGCGCTCAACCCGGCGCAGCAGGTCGTCCAGATCGTCAACGAGGAACTCGTCGGCATCCTCGGCGGCCAGCAGCGACGCCTCGAGTTCGCGAAGCGACCGCCGACGGTCATCATGCTCGCTGGTCTGCAGGGTGCCGGCAAGACCACCCTCGCCGGGAAGCTCGGCAAGTGGCTCAAGAAGGACGGCCACACACCGATGCTCGTCGCGGCGGACCTCCAGCGTCCGAACGCCGTGCAGCAGCTGCAGGTCGTCGGCGAGCAGGCCGGCGTGCACGTCTTCGCCCCCGAGCCCGGCAACGGTGTCGGGGACCCGGTCAAGGTCGCCAAGAACGCGATCAAGGCCGCGGTCGACCAGCAGTACGACACCGTCATCGTGGACACCGCCGGCCGGCTCGGCGTCGACGCCGAGCTCATGAAGCAGGCGGCGAACATCCGCAAGGCCGTCGACCCCGACGAGGTCCTGTTCGTCATCGACGCGATGATCGGTCAGGACGCGGTCAACACCGCCCGCGCCTTCCAGGAGGGCGTCGACTTCACCGGCGTCGTCCTGTCGAAGCTCGACGGTGACGCCCGCGGAGGTGCGGCCCTGTCGGTCGCCAGTGTCACCGGCCGTCCGATCATGTTCGCCTCCACGGGTGAAGGCCTCGACGACTTCGAGCCCTTCCACCCGGACCGGATGGCGAGCCGCATCCTCGACCTCGGCGACATCCTCTCCCTCATCGAGCAGGCGCAGGGCGCGTTCGACGAGGAAGAAGCGCGCAAGGTCGCCGAGAAGATCGCGACCGACTCGTTCACGCTGAACGACTTCCTGCAGCAGATGCAGCAGCTCCGCAAAGCCGGCTCGATCAAGGGCATGCTCGGCATGCTCCCGGGTGCCAAGGGCATGCGCGAGGCGCTCGACAACTTCGACGAGCGCGAGATCGTCCGCACCGAGGCGATCATCCAGTCGATGACCCCGCAGGAGCGCGAACTCCCGAAGCTCCTCAACGGCTCCCGCCGGCTCCGCATCGCGCGCGGTGCGGGTTCGACGGTCACCGAGGTGAACGCGCTCGTGAACCGCTTCGAGCAGGCGGCGAAGATGATGAAGACCGTCGCCCGCGGCGGCGTGCCGCAGATGCCGGGCATGGGTCCGATCCCGGGCATGCACGGCGGCAAGAAGCAGCAGCAGGGTGGCGGCAAGAAGAAGTCGAAGGTCGGCAACCCGGCGAAGCGCGCAGCGATCGCGTCCGGCGCGGCGGCTGCTCCGCAGCAGGCGCCGCAGGGCTCCGGCCTCGGCCTCGGCGGCGGTGCGAAGGGTGGCAAGGCGCCCACCGAGGAAGAGCTCGCGTCGCTCCAGAAGTTCCTGGGGCGCTGA
- the ftsY gene encoding signal recognition particle-docking protein FtsY has translation MASSWSLSSRLRGLFQRKTIDETTWDDLETALIGADFGPDIADEVIEDLHARVDRYGTTDPADLQRMLREVLEERLSRLDTTLKLSARPAVVLVVGVNGVGKTTTIGKFAKFLKTYDRTVVVGAADTFRAAAVEQVATWAERAGVEVVRPSQPGQDPASVAYQTVEKAIHDGTEIVVIDTAGRLHTKAGLMDELSKIKRVVEKQTEISEVLLVLDATTGQNGLAQAQAFIEGAGVTGLVITKLDGSAKAGFVLSVQEKTGIPIKLIGQGEGINDLTGFTPHVFVQNLVG, from the coding sequence ATGGCGAGTTCCTGGTCACTGTCCTCCCGGTTGCGCGGGCTGTTCCAGCGCAAGACGATCGACGAGACGACGTGGGACGACCTCGAGACGGCGCTCATCGGTGCGGATTTCGGCCCGGACATCGCGGACGAGGTCATCGAGGACCTCCACGCCCGCGTCGACCGGTACGGCACGACCGACCCCGCTGACCTGCAGCGCATGCTCCGCGAGGTGCTCGAGGAACGGCTCTCCCGGCTCGACACCACGCTGAAGCTCAGCGCCCGCCCGGCCGTCGTGCTGGTCGTCGGGGTCAACGGCGTCGGGAAGACCACCACGATCGGCAAGTTCGCGAAGTTCCTCAAGACGTACGACCGCACCGTGGTCGTCGGCGCGGCGGACACGTTCCGCGCGGCCGCCGTCGAGCAGGTCGCCACCTGGGCCGAGCGTGCCGGTGTCGAGGTCGTCCGGCCGTCGCAGCCCGGCCAGGACCCGGCGTCCGTGGCGTACCAGACGGTCGAGAAGGCCATCCACGACGGCACCGAGATCGTCGTCATCGACACCGCCGGCCGCCTGCACACCAAGGCCGGGCTGATGGACGAGCTGTCGAAGATCAAGCGCGTCGTCGAGAAGCAGACCGAGATCAGCGAGGTCCTGCTCGTCCTCGACGCCACCACCGGGCAGAACGGGCTCGCGCAGGCGCAGGCCTTCATCGAGGGCGCCGGGGTCACCGGTCTCGTCATCACGAAGCTCGACGGCTCCGCGAAGGCCGGGTTCGTGCTCAGCGTGCAGGAGAAGACGGGCATCCCGATCAAGCTCATCGGGCAGGGTGAGGGCATCAACGACCTCACCGGTTTCACGCCGCACGTGTTCGTGCAGAACCTCGTCGGCTGA
- a CDS encoding TerC family protein has protein sequence MDVPLLVWLITIAGILALLVFDFFSHVRTPHVPHIRESAFWSAVYIALAIVFGIGIWVFGGGQAGGEYFAGWLTEKALSVDNLFVFLIIMSSFAVPKEFQQKVLLVGVAIALVARGVFIALGVTIIENYSWVFYLFGALLFWLAWSQARGGNEHNAEEGDSRLIRLLRRVIPTSKDYDGDRLTTKVDGKRLFTPMLLVMVAIGLTDVLFALDSIPAIFGLTQDAFIVFTANAFSLLGLRQLYFLIAGLLERLIYLGQGLAVILGFIGVKLVFHAMHVNELPFINGGEHIDWAPEIPIWFSLGFIMLTIAVATVASLVVSKRRQERGLTPTGSQRTVEADAK, from the coding sequence TTGGACGTCCCACTCCTCGTCTGGTTGATCACCATCGCCGGCATCCTCGCGCTGCTGGTGTTCGACTTCTTCTCGCACGTGCGCACCCCGCACGTTCCCCACATCCGCGAGTCCGCGTTCTGGTCCGCCGTCTACATCGCCCTGGCGATCGTGTTCGGCATCGGCATCTGGGTCTTCGGCGGTGGCCAGGCCGGCGGTGAGTACTTCGCCGGGTGGCTGACCGAGAAGGCCCTGTCGGTCGACAACCTGTTCGTCTTCCTCATCATCATGTCGAGCTTCGCGGTGCCGAAGGAGTTCCAGCAGAAGGTCCTGCTCGTCGGCGTCGCGATCGCCCTCGTGGCCCGCGGGGTGTTCATCGCCCTCGGCGTGACGATCATCGAGAACTACTCGTGGGTCTTCTACCTGTTCGGCGCACTGCTGTTCTGGCTCGCGTGGTCCCAGGCCCGCGGTGGCAACGAGCACAACGCAGAAGAAGGCGACTCCCGGCTCATCCGACTCCTGCGCCGGGTCATCCCGACGTCGAAGGACTACGACGGCGACCGCCTCACGACGAAGGTCGACGGCAAGCGTCTCTTCACGCCGATGCTGCTCGTCATGGTCGCGATCGGTCTCACCGACGTGCTCTTCGCGCTCGACTCGATCCCGGCGATCTTCGGGCTCACCCAGGACGCCTTCATCGTGTTCACCGCGAACGCGTTCTCCCTGCTCGGCCTGCGGCAGCTGTACTTCCTCATCGCGGGGCTGCTCGAACGCCTCATCTACCTCGGCCAGGGGCTCGCCGTCATCCTCGGCTTCATCGGCGTGAAGCTCGTCTTCCACGCCATGCACGTCAACGAGCTGCCGTTCATCAACGGCGGTGAGCACATCGACTGGGCGCCCGAGATCCCGATCTGGTTCTCGCTCGGCTTCATCATGCTGACGATCGCCGTCGCGACGGTCGCGTCGCTGGTGGTCTCGAAGCGGCGACAGGAACGGGGCCTGACGCCGACCGGTTCGCAGCGCACGGTCGAGGCCGACGCGAAGTAG